From one Paenibacillus terrae HPL-003 genomic stretch:
- a CDS encoding Gfo/Idh/MocA family protein, whose translation MERMKAGIIGCGNISAAYLENLQNSPLIEVVAVADLLEERAKARANEFNIENAYKVDELLRKPEIELVINLTVPGSHALTDMAILEAGKHVYSEKPLAVSLEDGKRVLDLAKATNLRVGCAPDTFLGAGIQTARYAIQNGMIGQPVAATAFFMGRGPEWWHTDPEFFYAAGGGPMFDMGPYYLTSLIHVLGPIRRISSSVGIQVPDRHIHSGPKSGTPLRVQTPTHLAGTMDFHNGAIVTLITSFDIQGASDLPRIEIYGTEGTLSLPDPNFFNGDVKLRRSGEETAELVKPLFECGKNERGIGAGEMMRAIRSAKNHRANVELAYHVLEAMHAFQRSSLEGKHITLESTVEPDEDLYYGTDITIHPS comes from the coding sequence GTGGAACGAATGAAGGCCGGGATTATCGGCTGCGGCAACATTAGCGCGGCATATCTTGAAAATCTCCAAAACAGTCCGCTTATCGAAGTGGTGGCCGTGGCTGATTTATTGGAGGAAAGGGCCAAAGCGAGGGCCAATGAATTTAATATTGAAAACGCATACAAGGTAGATGAATTGCTTCGTAAGCCCGAGATTGAGCTTGTTATTAATCTGACCGTGCCTGGCAGCCATGCACTGACGGATATGGCGATACTGGAGGCAGGCAAGCATGTGTACAGTGAAAAGCCTTTGGCGGTTTCCTTGGAGGATGGCAAACGCGTTCTGGATCTAGCCAAGGCAACAAACCTGCGTGTCGGCTGTGCCCCGGATACATTTCTTGGCGCGGGTATTCAGACTGCACGCTATGCCATACAAAACGGAATGATTGGGCAGCCCGTAGCCGCTACTGCCTTTTTTATGGGCAGAGGTCCCGAGTGGTGGCATACTGATCCGGAATTTTTCTATGCCGCTGGGGGCGGTCCGATGTTTGACATGGGACCTTACTATTTGACGTCGCTGATCCATGTGCTGGGTCCGATCCGGCGAATCAGCAGTTCAGTGGGCATTCAGGTTCCTGATCGTCACATACATTCCGGTCCCAAAAGCGGCACACCTCTGCGGGTACAGACACCAACGCATTTGGCCGGAACAATGGATTTCCATAACGGAGCCATTGTAACGCTCATTACCAGCTTTGACATTCAGGGGGCGTCAGATCTGCCACGTATTGAAATTTATGGTACGGAAGGAACCTTAAGTTTGCCTGATCCGAACTTTTTTAACGGAGATGTCAAGCTTCGCCGATCTGGAGAGGAAACCGCAGAGCTCGTGAAACCTTTATTTGAGTGTGGGAAGAACGAACGCGGAATAGGTGCGGGTGAGATGATGAGAGCCATTCGCAGTGCAAAGAACCACCGTGCTAACGTGGAACTGGCCTATCATGTATTAGAGGCAATGCACGCTTTTCAGCGCTCCTCATTGGAAGGTAAGCATATTACGTTGGAAAGTACAGTTGAGCCAGACGAGGATTTGTATTATGGGACAGATATAACGATTCATCCATCCTAA
- a CDS encoding Gfo/Idh/MocA family protein, with amino-acid sequence MSKTLKVGIIGCGGIATGKHLPSLAKQKRAEIVAFCDIIPERAEEAAAKFGAEGSQVYSDYRKLLENKDIEVVHVCTPNDSHSEITVAALEAGKHVLCEKPMAKTAEQAREMLAAAKRTGKKLSIAYQNRYRDDSLYLKQLVEQGELGEIYLGKAIALRRRAVPTWGVFLDEEKQGGGPLIDIGTHALDLTLWLMDNYKPKSVLGSTFHKLGDRKNAANAFGPWNPEEFKVEDSAFGFITMQNGATIVLESSWALNVVEFGEAKTLLCGTEGGADMQDGLRINGEKNSRLFDTKIDLDAGGVAFYSGETENEADREARLWIESILDEKEPLVKPEQALVVTEILEAIYESARTGKAVYFD; translated from the coding sequence ATGTCTAAAACACTCAAAGTCGGAATTATTGGTTGTGGGGGCATTGCAACTGGCAAGCATTTGCCGAGTCTTGCCAAGCAAAAGCGTGCAGAGATCGTCGCTTTCTGTGACATCATTCCGGAACGCGCGGAGGAGGCAGCAGCAAAGTTTGGTGCTGAAGGCTCCCAGGTTTATAGTGATTACCGTAAGCTGCTTGAAAATAAGGACATTGAAGTCGTACATGTATGTACACCCAACGACTCGCACTCGGAAATTACGGTCGCTGCGCTTGAGGCAGGTAAGCATGTTCTGTGCGAAAAGCCGATGGCCAAAACTGCGGAGCAGGCGCGGGAAATGCTCGCTGCAGCCAAGCGTACAGGTAAAAAGCTGTCCATTGCGTATCAAAATCGTTATCGCGATGATAGTTTGTATCTGAAACAATTGGTCGAGCAGGGAGAGCTTGGCGAGATTTACCTGGGCAAAGCCATCGCTCTGCGTCGACGCGCGGTTCCGACATGGGGAGTATTCTTGGATGAAGAGAAGCAGGGCGGCGGTCCACTTATTGATATTGGGACGCATGCGCTCGACCTGACTCTCTGGCTAATGGATAATTACAAGCCTAAAAGCGTGCTGGGCTCAACCTTCCATAAACTCGGAGATCGTAAAAACGCGGCGAATGCCTTTGGACCATGGAACCCTGAGGAATTTAAGGTGGAGGATTCTGCCTTTGGTTTCATTACCATGCAAAATGGAGCCACTATTGTATTGGAATCCAGTTGGGCATTGAACGTTGTAGAATTTGGCGAAGCCAAGACCTTGTTATGTGGGACTGAGGGCGGAGCCGATATGCAGGACGGTCTACGAATTAACGGGGAGAAGAACAGCCGCTTGTTTGATACAAAAATTGATCTGGATGCGGGCGGTGTAGCTTTTTACTCTGGAGAAACGGAAAACGAAGCGGATCGCGAAGCTCGTCTGTGGATCGAATCCATTCTGGACGAGAAAGAGCCGCTTGTGAAGCCAGAACAGGCGCTGGTAGTTACTGAAATTTTAGAAGCTATCTATGAATCGGCGCGTACAGGAAAAGCCGTCTATTTTGATTAA
- a CDS encoding TVP38/TMEM64 family protein, with amino-acid sequence MKKWLLAAAYVSLLCIAFIYRYDWLAWANKQTSFPVLLLLAFLFALIPFVPYKLIIASIAYAAGAWQGALICWLGTTLAALVVYGAVRTLFRDKGRAYLERIPALERLNRVMEREPFAAVLLARLIPIIPQAAVNVYAGVAGFPFWSFMLGTALGKLPAIAVYAYAGGTIAERPVTGLLILLLYTALVGGGFVLYRKRIQRVNKS; translated from the coding sequence ATGAAAAAATGGCTACTCGCCGCGGCTTATGTTTCGCTGCTCTGCATCGCGTTTATCTACAGATATGATTGGCTCGCCTGGGCGAACAAGCAAACCTCCTTTCCAGTTCTGCTGCTGCTCGCGTTTCTATTCGCGTTAATTCCATTTGTGCCTTACAAGCTGATAATCGCTTCCATTGCTTATGCAGCAGGTGCCTGGCAAGGCGCACTTATCTGCTGGCTCGGCACTACATTGGCTGCGTTGGTGGTTTACGGGGCGGTACGTACCCTCTTCCGTGACAAAGGACGGGCTTATCTGGAGCGAATTCCAGCTTTGGAGCGCTTGAACCGGGTCATGGAGCGAGAGCCTTTTGCTGCTGTGCTGCTGGCCCGCCTAATTCCGATCATCCCGCAGGCGGCTGTGAATGTATATGCCGGGGTTGCAGGCTTTCCGTTCTGGAGCTTTATGCTGGGTACGGCGCTTGGCAAGCTTCCTGCAATTGCGGTATACGCTTATGCAGGTGGGACTATTGCCGAACGTCCGGTCACTGGCTTGCTCATTTTGCTGCTGTATACAGCACTGGTGGGCGGTGGCTTTGTGCTTTACCGCAAAAGGATTCAACGTGTCAATAAATCATAG
- a CDS encoding alpha-N-arabinofuranosidase, with product MKGSIVVHTDWEQGVINKNIYGQFAEHLGRCIYEGLWVGQDSPIPNTDGIRNDVVEALKKLNIPVLRWPGGCFADEYHWKDGIGPKENRKRMVNTHWGGVVENNHFGTHEFFQLCELLDAEPYICGNVGSGTVQEMSEWVEYMTFDGESPMAAWRQENGREQPWKLRYFGVGNENWGCGGNMRPEYYADLYRRYQTYVRNYGENRIYRIAGGANVDDYRWTEVLMREARHLMDGLSLHNYTVPGTWEAKRQAIGFDEAEWFETMKKSLHMDELITRHSAIMDQYDPDKRVGMIVDEWGTWFMTEPGTNPGFLYQQNTMRDALVAGLHLHIFHDHHDRVQMTNIAQMVNVLQAMVLTEGPAMLLTPTYHVFEMFKVHQDAQALATHKTVGNYEYDGNSIPQVSVSASKAKDGFIHVSLCNVHPGEAASLNLELRGLENVKQISGVVLSSEDMQAHNTFDQPERVKTETFTSFQQQGQSLDVTLPPMSVVMLTIAP from the coding sequence ATGAAGGGTTCTATTGTTGTGCATACAGATTGGGAGCAAGGCGTTATTAACAAAAATATTTACGGACAATTTGCTGAGCATCTTGGACGATGTATTTACGAGGGTTTGTGGGTTGGTCAGGATTCCCCGATTCCAAATACGGACGGGATCCGTAATGATGTGGTAGAAGCGCTTAAAAAGCTAAATATTCCTGTGCTGCGTTGGCCAGGGGGCTGTTTTGCCGATGAATATCATTGGAAAGACGGCATCGGACCGAAAGAAAACCGCAAGAGAATGGTTAATACGCACTGGGGCGGTGTGGTTGAAAATAATCATTTTGGCACCCATGAGTTTTTCCAGCTGTGTGAGCTGTTAGACGCTGAGCCTTATATTTGCGGGAATGTTGGCAGTGGTACGGTACAGGAAATGTCGGAGTGGGTAGAGTACATGACCTTTGACGGAGAATCACCTATGGCCGCGTGGCGGCAGGAAAACGGGCGTGAGCAGCCATGGAAGCTTAGATATTTTGGCGTGGGTAACGAAAACTGGGGCTGTGGCGGCAATATGCGTCCGGAATATTATGCTGATCTGTATCGTCGTTATCAGACGTATGTCCGCAACTATGGCGAGAACCGGATATATCGGATTGCGGGTGGGGCGAATGTGGACGATTACCGCTGGACCGAAGTGCTGATGCGTGAAGCTAGGCATCTTATGGATGGCTTGAGTCTGCATAACTACACGGTCCCGGGTACCTGGGAAGCGAAACGGCAAGCAATCGGTTTTGATGAAGCGGAATGGTTTGAGACGATGAAAAAATCATTACATATGGATGAATTGATTACACGTCATTCTGCTATTATGGATCAATATGATCCTGACAAACGGGTAGGAATGATTGTGGATGAATGGGGGACCTGGTTCATGACCGAGCCGGGTACCAATCCGGGCTTCCTGTATCAGCAAAATACGATGCGCGATGCGCTTGTAGCTGGATTGCACCTACACATTTTCCACGATCACCATGACCGTGTACAAATGACGAATATTGCTCAAATGGTCAACGTTTTGCAGGCTATGGTTCTGACCGAAGGACCTGCTATGCTACTGACGCCGACATACCATGTATTTGAAATGTTCAAGGTGCATCAGGATGCACAAGCGCTGGCTACCCATAAAACCGTAGGCAATTATGAATATGATGGTAATTCCATTCCACAGGTAAGTGTGTCCGCTTCCAAGGCGAAGGACGGATTTATTCATGTGAGTTTGTGCAACGTCCATCCAGGCGAGGCGGCCTCCTTGAATCTGGAGCTGAGAGGGCTGGAAAACGTTAAGCAAATTAGCGGCGTTGTTCTCTCCAGTGAGGATATGCAGGCACACAATACATTTGATCAGCCGGAACGTGTGAAAACGGAAACTTTCACTTCCTTCCAGCAGCAAGGTCAGAGCTTGGATGTTACACTGCCACCGATGTCGGTAGTGATGCTGACGATTGCACCGTAG
- a CDS encoding ThuA domain-containing protein yields the protein MINVTIWNEFLNEKLNDEAKQVYPDGIHKALADGLSGEGFAIRTATLRDDAEHGLGEEILNSTDVLLWWGHKAHDQVSDEVTARVVKRVQEGMGLIVLHSGHFSKPFKALMGTSCDLKWRVAGEQEIIWSVNPSHPIANGIDAKILLEREEMYGEFFDIPAPDELVFVSNFEGGEVFRTGCTFRRGSGKIFYFRPGHETYPTYYQPDILKVIANSIRWAYPTGIVKPIYGKNEPVRPLGGVLV from the coding sequence ATGATTAACGTCACCATTTGGAATGAATTTTTGAACGAGAAGCTGAATGACGAAGCAAAACAGGTATATCCTGATGGAATACACAAGGCATTGGCTGATGGCCTCTCAGGCGAAGGGTTTGCAATTCGAACGGCTACGTTGCGTGATGATGCTGAACATGGATTGGGGGAAGAAATCCTGAATTCCACAGATGTGCTGCTGTGGTGGGGGCATAAAGCACATGACCAGGTGAGTGATGAAGTTACAGCCCGTGTAGTAAAGCGGGTACAGGAAGGCATGGGCTTGATCGTGCTGCACTCGGGACATTTTTCCAAGCCGTTCAAAGCCCTAATGGGCACAAGCTGTGATCTCAAATGGAGAGTGGCAGGAGAACAGGAAATTATTTGGTCCGTAAATCCATCCCACCCCATTGCGAATGGCATTGACGCCAAAATTTTGTTAGAGCGCGAAGAGATGTACGGTGAGTTTTTTGATATTCCAGCGCCGGATGAATTGGTCTTTGTCAGCAACTTTGAAGGTGGAGAGGTGTTCAGAACCGGTTGTACCTTCCGTCGTGGCAGTGGTAAAATATTTTATTTCCGCCCGGGTCATGAAACGTATCCGACCTATTACCAGCCCGATATTCTGAAGGTCATTGCCAATAGTATACGCTGGGCTTATCCGACAGGTATTGTTAAACCAATATATGGTAAAAACGAGCCTGTTAGACCTCTCGGTGGTGTGTTGGTATAA
- the msrA gene encoding peptide-methionine (S)-S-oxide reductase MsrA, with amino-acid sequence MSTNNPNTVEKATFAGGCFWCMVSPFEELPGILKVRSGYTGGHTENPTYEEVCSETTGHVEAVQITFDPQIFPYEKLLELFWQQIDPTDEGGQFHDRGSSYQTAIFYHNEEQRIKAEASKKALGESGRFDKPIATPILPAATFYEAEEYHQEYHKKNPAHYKRYRKGSGREDFIEQNWSGKIDKSDLKDRLTPIQYEVTQKNATERPFQNEFWDHEGEGIYVDIVSGEPLFSSLDKYDAGCGWPSFTRPLRSYNVKEKNDLSHFMIRTEVRSREADSHLGHVFDDGPGPDGLRYCINSAALRFVPQEDLEREGYGAYKSLFEK; translated from the coding sequence ATGAGCACCAACAATCCAAACACTGTGGAGAAGGCAACTTTTGCAGGCGGCTGCTTCTGGTGCATGGTTTCCCCCTTCGAGGAACTACCCGGCATTTTAAAGGTAAGATCCGGTTACACAGGAGGACATACGGAAAACCCGACCTATGAAGAGGTATGTTCCGAAACAACGGGACATGTAGAAGCAGTACAGATTACATTTGATCCTCAAATCTTCCCATATGAAAAATTATTAGAACTGTTCTGGCAGCAGATTGATCCGACGGATGAAGGTGGACAATTCCACGATAGAGGCTCATCCTACCAAACAGCTATTTTCTATCATAACGAAGAACAAAGAATCAAGGCAGAAGCTTCCAAAAAAGCGCTGGGTGAAAGCGGCCGTTTCGACAAGCCCATTGCTACACCGATTCTGCCTGCGGCAACCTTTTATGAAGCGGAAGAATATCATCAGGAGTATCATAAGAAGAATCCCGCGCATTACAAGCGCTACCGCAAAGGCTCCGGACGTGAAGATTTTATTGAGCAAAATTGGTCAGGCAAAATAGATAAATCTGATCTTAAAGATCGACTGACACCTATTCAATATGAAGTAACACAAAAAAACGCGACCGAGCGCCCTTTTCAAAATGAGTTTTGGGACCATGAGGGTGAAGGTATTTATGTGGACATTGTTTCGGGAGAGCCTTTGTTCAGCTCGCTCGACAAATATGATGCAGGTTGCGGTTGGCCCAGCTTTACTCGGCCGCTACGCAGCTATAACGTCAAAGAAAAAAACGACCTCAGCCACTTTATGATTCGTACCGAGGTCCGTAGTCGCGAAGCGGATTCCCATTTGGGACACGTATTTGATGATGGTCCAGGTCCTGATGGCCTGCGCTATTGTATTAATTCTGCCGCGCTCCGTTTTGTGCCTCAAGAAGACTTGGAACGTGAAGGCTATGGAGCCTATAAGTCATTATTTGAAAAGTAA
- a CDS encoding sugar phosphate isomerase/epimerase family protein — translation MAKVGLQLYTVREELERDFEGTLRKVAELGYKGVEFHAFFGRSAKDVRALLDELGMEVIGTHIQYTRLLDHLDEEIAYHKELGNKYLIVPYLTEEQRQWDEIFANLHRIGEKVKEQGLILAYHNHDFELTEKISDRPVFDALYDAVPADLLQVEMDTCWVYYGGYDPVEYIGRYRGRLPIIHLKDMARDEQHKAVTVELGQGEVQLQAVTDAAIQAGVDWIVVEQDFSSNPPIESIETSFKWLQQYAAQGGNIHV, via the coding sequence ATGGCTAAAGTAGGATTGCAATTGTACACAGTAAGGGAAGAGCTTGAACGGGATTTTGAAGGTACGTTGCGCAAGGTAGCTGAGCTGGGCTATAAAGGGGTTGAATTTCATGCCTTTTTCGGACGTAGTGCCAAGGATGTCAGAGCGCTTTTGGATGAACTGGGCATGGAAGTTATTGGAACTCATATTCAATATACCCGCTTGCTGGACCATTTGGATGAGGAGATCGCTTACCACAAAGAATTGGGCAACAAGTACCTGATCGTTCCTTATTTAACCGAGGAACAGCGCCAGTGGGATGAGATTTTTGCCAATCTGCATCGTATTGGTGAAAAAGTGAAAGAACAGGGTCTGATTTTGGCTTATCATAATCATGATTTTGAATTGACGGAGAAAATCAGTGATCGTCCGGTATTTGATGCTCTATACGATGCAGTTCCCGCTGATTTGTTGCAGGTCGAAATGGATACTTGTTGGGTATACTATGGAGGCTATGATCCTGTGGAATACATCGGACGTTATCGCGGACGCCTGCCTATCATTCATTTAAAGGATATGGCACGTGACGAGCAGCATAAAGCAGTTACCGTAGAGCTTGGCCAAGGAGAAGTACAGCTCCAGGCCGTTACAGACGCCGCTATTCAGGCAGGCGTGGATTGGATCGTCGTGGAACAGGATTTCAGCTCGAATCCTCCAATCGAAAGCATTGAAACCAGCTTTAAGTGGCTCCAACAATACGCAGCTCAGGGAGGAAATATTCATGTCTAA
- a CDS encoding AraC family transcriptional regulator, whose translation MSIVEPCQVLTAGYSFHRKPFYSNQPEGIKNYLFRLQTDGRCQARINGEMTRIEAGDLLLFNPTEPYELDIHSELNPMGELVVESGDYHIFFGGSWVDEWWHHHKRPNRIKVQLTEALLGLFRQLVMEQRRISNPYPEISSYYMRILCLEFDRMLSEHPTSTHHNYLAYQIKNYIEENASSNFKLDDVSSHVGISVSRAVHLFKETFDTSIMQYTLDIRLNMARERIIFSPMSLEQAAESSGFANYTYFHRVFRSRFGMSPKEFRVIHREQL comes from the coding sequence ATGTCTATCGTCGAGCCTTGTCAGGTTCTTACCGCAGGCTATTCCTTCCATCGTAAGCCTTTTTATTCGAACCAGCCTGAAGGGATCAAAAATTATTTGTTTCGTCTGCAAACAGACGGACGCTGCCAGGCCCGCATTAACGGGGAAATGACACGGATTGAGGCGGGTGACCTGCTGCTGTTCAATCCTACCGAGCCTTATGAGCTGGACATTCACAGTGAGTTAAATCCCATGGGGGAACTGGTCGTGGAGAGCGGAGATTATCACATTTTTTTTGGAGGCTCTTGGGTAGATGAGTGGTGGCACCATCACAAACGACCCAACCGCATCAAGGTCCAGCTTACCGAAGCACTGCTTGGCCTATTTCGGCAGCTTGTGATGGAACAGCGGCGTATTTCTAATCCTTACCCGGAAATATCGAGCTATTACATGCGCATTCTTTGCCTGGAGTTTGACCGTATGCTGTCCGAGCATCCGACTTCCACCCATCACAATTATCTCGCTTATCAGATTAAAAATTATATTGAGGAAAATGCATCCTCCAACTTCAAACTGGATGACGTGTCTTCACATGTCGGGATCAGCGTATCGCGGGCAGTACATCTGTTCAAGGAAACCTTCGATACAAGCATTATGCAGTACACGCTGGACATCAGACTCAATATGGCGAGAGAGCGAATCATTTTCAGCCCCATGTCACTCGAACAAGCCGCCGAATCGTCCGGTTTTGCAAACTATACGTATTTTCACCGCGTGTTTCGCTCCCGCTTCGGCATGTCGCCCAAGGAATTCAGAGTGATCCACCGTGAGCAATTGTAG
- a CDS encoding Gfo/Idh/MocA family protein, which yields MNKQTKTRVAIAGLGGIARKVYLPLLTAHEGVDIVGVMNRSQEPVSSIMEQYRLPRGTTDVKEMLAWEPEAVFIHAATEAHFDLVMACIEKGVAVYVDKPLSFDARQNLEMTAFAEAQAVLLAVGFNRRFAPHYVAAKAYLEEAGGFSQCAAIKHRTGYDQRPAAQTVYDDLIHMLDLLLWLGGDDYELLHSSLDTTSEGYMNAAFGSVRLGNASGSYSMNRQAGTDIERLELHGAGRSVEVTNMEQAIFMQKDKPSLSQSFGSWDTILERRGFTGVVNHFLEHIHRPEECSVRAGRVLESHMLADELISRLNN from the coding sequence ATGAATAAGCAAACGAAAACAAGAGTGGCTATTGCAGGTCTGGGCGGTATTGCCCGCAAAGTGTATTTGCCGCTGCTGACTGCGCACGAAGGTGTAGATATTGTAGGTGTCATGAACCGTTCGCAGGAGCCGGTCAGTTCCATTATGGAGCAGTACAGGCTGCCGAGAGGAACGACGGATGTGAAGGAAATGCTGGCATGGGAGCCGGAGGCTGTATTTATACATGCTGCGACCGAAGCCCATTTTGATCTGGTTATGGCGTGTATTGAAAAAGGTGTTGCGGTGTATGTGGATAAACCGCTGTCCTTTGATGCACGTCAAAATCTGGAAATGACCGCGTTTGCGGAGGCACAGGCTGTGCTGCTGGCGGTCGGCTTTAACCGACGTTTTGCCCCGCATTATGTAGCCGCTAAAGCGTACCTGGAGGAAGCAGGAGGTTTCAGCCAATGCGCGGCGATCAAGCATCGGACTGGATATGATCAGAGACCTGCGGCACAGACGGTTTATGATGACTTGATTCATATGCTCGATCTGTTATTGTGGCTGGGTGGCGATGATTATGAACTGCTGCATAGCAGTCTGGACACGACGAGTGAAGGATATATGAACGCTGCATTCGGGTCGGTACGTTTGGGAAATGCCTCTGGTAGTTACAGTATGAACAGACAGGCAGGGACTGACATTGAGAGGCTGGAGTTGCATGGGGCAGGTCGTTCCGTCGAGGTGACCAACATGGAACAGGCTATTTTTATGCAAAAAGATAAGCCGTCATTGTCACAATCTTTTGGAAGCTGGGACACAATCCTGGAAAGACGGGGATTCACTGGAGTGGTGAATCATTTTCTGGAGCATATTCATCGTCCAGAGGAGTGCAGTGTGCGTGCTGGCAGGGTGCTGGAAAGTCATATGTTGGCGGACGAACTCATTAGCCGTTTGAATAACTAA
- a CDS encoding sugar phosphate isomerase/epimerase family protein: MKLGVFMVLFGGRSLEEALDYVASQGLDAVEIGTGGNPGDKHCKPDELLDNETALKNFKKAVESRGLTISALSCHGNPLHPQKHLAQADHEAFLKTVRLAEKLEVPVVNTFSGCPGDHEDAKYPNWPVAPWPNDFQEVLKWQWENKIIPYWTEAGKFAADHHVKIGLELHGGFSVHTPATLLRLREAVGEVIGANLDPSHMWWQGIDPVQAVQILGRAGAIHHFHAKDTTIDPINVNKYGLTDMQDYSNMLDRAWQFRTVGYGHDIKTWADIISALRLVGYDYVVSIEHEDGLMSVEEGFTKAVHNLRQVLIEEPLSEMWWV; the protein is encoded by the coding sequence TTGAAACTTGGAGTATTTATGGTATTGTTCGGCGGACGTTCACTGGAAGAGGCTTTGGACTATGTAGCATCCCAAGGACTGGATGCAGTAGAAATCGGCACAGGCGGTAACCCGGGCGATAAGCACTGCAAGCCGGATGAACTGCTGGATAACGAAACAGCGCTCAAAAACTTCAAAAAAGCAGTAGAGTCCCGTGGACTGACCATTAGCGCACTCAGTTGTCACGGCAACCCGCTCCATCCGCAAAAGCATTTGGCACAGGCCGATCACGAGGCGTTTCTTAAAACGGTTCGTTTGGCAGAAAAGCTGGAAGTTCCCGTTGTGAACACCTTTTCCGGCTGTCCGGGTGATCATGAGGATGCGAAGTATCCGAACTGGCCTGTGGCGCCGTGGCCGAATGATTTTCAGGAAGTGCTAAAATGGCAATGGGAAAATAAAATTATCCCTTACTGGACCGAAGCCGGAAAATTTGCAGCAGATCATCACGTCAAAATCGGGCTGGAGCTGCATGGAGGCTTTTCCGTTCATACGCCAGCGACCTTGCTTCGTCTGCGTGAAGCGGTCGGGGAGGTCATTGGTGCCAATCTGGATCCGAGCCATATGTGGTGGCAGGGCATTGATCCGGTGCAGGCGGTTCAAATTCTGGGCCGAGCAGGAGCCATCCACCATTTTCATGCCAAGGATACGACGATTGACCCGATTAATGTGAATAAATACGGTTTAACCGATATGCAGGATTACTCGAATATGCTGGATCGCGCTTGGCAGTTCCGTACTGTCGGATACGGACATGATATCAAAACATGGGCGGATATTATTAGTGCTCTTCGCTTGGTGGGTTACGATTATGTAGTGAGTATTGAGCACGAGGATGGTCTGATGTCCGTCGAGGAAGGCTTTACTAAAGCCGTTCACAATCTTCGCCAGGTCCTCATTGAAGAACCTCTGAGCGAGATGTGGTGGGTCTAA
- a CDS encoding TerC family protein — protein MDFLSIEFLTALLSIIIIDLVLAGDNAIVIGLAARNVEKANQKKVIIWGTVGAVVIRVIATLLVTYLLEIYGLRLIGGLALIYIAYKLLVEEKKHEISANNQMWAAIRTIIIADTMMGLDNVLAVAGAAHGNMLLVILGLAISVPIMVWGSTIILKLTERFPMVITIGAAVLAYTAAKMVVAEPLIAHWFTNGVVKYGFEVLVVVLVVAIGMRVKKIKSEKTRKQALHA, from the coding sequence ATGGATTTTTTGTCAATCGAGTTTTTAACCGCACTATTGTCAATCATTATCATTGATTTGGTGCTGGCTGGTGACAATGCGATTGTAATCGGTCTGGCAGCTCGTAATGTCGAGAAGGCCAATCAAAAAAAGGTCATTATTTGGGGGACGGTCGGTGCGGTCGTCATTCGTGTTATCGCTACTTTGCTGGTCACGTACTTACTGGAAATTTACGGCTTGCGTTTAATCGGGGGGCTTGCACTCATCTACATTGCTTACAAGCTGCTGGTTGAGGAGAAAAAACATGAAATCTCTGCAAACAATCAAATGTGGGCCGCGATTCGTACCATTATTATTGCCGACACCATGATGGGACTCGACAATGTACTTGCCGTTGCGGGAGCAGCTCATGGAAATATGTTGCTTGTTATTTTGGGACTGGCGATTTCCGTTCCGATTATGGTATGGGGCAGTACAATTATCTTGAAGCTGACCGAACGTTTTCCGATGGTCATTACAATTGGAGCTGCTGTTCTGGCCTATACTGCTGCCAAAATGGTAGTAGCTGAGCCGCTGATTGCACATTGGTTCACGAATGGGGTCGTCAAATACGGATTTGAAGTTCTGGTCGTTGTTCTGGTCGTAGCCATTGGAATGCGTGTTAAAAAAATAAAAAGTGAAAAAACAAGAAAACAAGCGCTGCACGCCTAA